In Curtobacterium sp. MCPF17_002, one genomic interval encodes:
- a CDS encoding Rieske (2Fe-2S) protein — protein MAEHDDEALNSSSAVEKHGATTSSPGIAVLPADPFENPGEPPHRARRTDVDPKKQRLAERQVATYFYLSIVGSVLSIAAYVAFPIDSDDFGTVRTANLFLGLSIALALLALGLGAVYWSKSLVVDREISELRHTTRGTDATRAKAVEAFQLADKESGFSRRKLIRNSMIGALAAFPLPGIVLVRDLAPAADPNELLRHTFWKSGMRLTKDPTGLPIKASDITIGSVFHVIPDGMLDSDHMLEEKAKAAVLLMRLDPKDLNPAKGRENWGYDGIVAYSKICTHVGCPVALYEQQTHHLLCPCHQSTFDVSNNCDVIFGPAARPLPQLPIAIDDDGYLVAQSDFHEPVGPSFWERER, from the coding sequence CCCGGAATCGCGGTCCTCCCCGCGGATCCGTTCGAGAACCCGGGCGAGCCGCCGCACCGCGCGCGCCGCACCGACGTCGACCCGAAGAAGCAGCGTCTCGCCGAGCGTCAGGTCGCCACGTACTTCTACCTGTCGATCGTGGGCAGCGTCCTCTCGATCGCGGCCTACGTCGCCTTCCCGATCGACTCGGACGACTTCGGCACGGTCCGCACCGCGAACCTCTTCCTCGGTCTGTCGATCGCCCTGGCCCTGCTCGCGCTCGGTCTCGGTGCCGTGTACTGGTCGAAGTCGCTCGTCGTCGACCGCGAGATCTCGGAGCTCCGCCACACCACCCGTGGCACGGACGCGACCCGCGCGAAGGCCGTCGAGGCCTTCCAGCTCGCCGACAAGGAGTCCGGCTTCAGCCGTCGCAAGCTGATCCGCAACTCGATGATCGGTGCCCTCGCGGCGTTCCCGCTCCCCGGCATCGTCCTCGTCCGCGACCTCGCGCCGGCGGCCGACCCGAACGAGCTGCTCCGTCACACGTTCTGGAAGTCGGGCATGCGCCTGACGAAGGACCCGACGGGTCTGCCGATCAAGGCGTCCGACATCACGATCGGCTCCGTCTTCCACGTGATCCCGGACGGCATGCTCGACTCGGACCACATGCTCGAGGAGAAGGCCAAGGCGGCCGTCCTCCTCATGCGCCTCGACCCGAAGGACCTGAACCCCGCCAAGGGACGCGAGAACTGGGGCTACGACGGCATCGTCGCGTACTCCAAGATCTGCACCCACGTCGGGTGCCCGGTCGCGCTCTACGAGCAGCAGACGCACCACCTGCTGTGCCCGTGCCACCAGTCCACGTTCGACGTGTCGAACAACTGCGACGTCATCTTCGGCCCGGCCGCACGCCCTCTCCCCCAACTTCCTATCGCGATCGACGACGACGGCTACCTGGTTGCCCAGAGCGACTTCCACGAGCCCGTCGGACCGTCCTTCTGGGAGCGTGAACGCTGA